In a single window of the Vicia villosa cultivar HV-30 ecotype Madison, WI unplaced genomic scaffold, Vvil1.0 ctg.001143F_1_1_3, whole genome shotgun sequence genome:
- the LOC131633577 gene encoding putative lipid-transfer protein DIR1 → MEAYKKVMSVMLLLAIANAMILVNGQSLCHMTKQGLKACEPYVNGENSADDQTPSTPCCSAIAKADLQCLCRYKDSGLLSFYGVDPEQAMELPVKCKVVDSFHC, encoded by the coding sequence ATGGAGGCATACAAGAAGGTTATGAGTGTGATGCTATTGTTGGCCATTGCCAATGCCATGATATTGGTCAATGGCCAGTCATTATGTCACATGACGAAACAAGGACTGAAAGCATGCGAGCCGTATGTGAATGGTGAGAATTCTGCTGATGATcaaactccatccactccttgcTGTTCTGCTATTGCTAAAGCTGATCTTCAATGCCTCTGTCGTTACAAGGATTCAGGGTTGCTTTCTTTCTATGGTGTTGATCCAGAACAAGCCATGGAACTTCCTGTTAAGTGTAAGGTTGTGGACTCCTTCCACTGCTAG